The Trichoderma atroviride chromosome 5, complete sequence genome contains a region encoding:
- a CDS encoding uncharacterized protein (EggNog:ENOG41): protein MDPPKDANSEASSRDASPSSSSGSLLFINSAGPARGRPRDQATTRQIRQHVMRDIGKARRKPRRNPQVDLEVRSAKRNAGPSSTSCSCTAVGLNQVLCGCCTQLAAGAASLPPPSRPFWDQHPLAMMEHNWGMDAFAAYGLALAVNWEQSYADPSISRFWFPFAFQASDFCRDFLTGPEVRAAIHSQSKERSRAFALARFMEVTSCINRRLLQPDVSEATAINVIQAVMGCICYNFIVSDFEQARVHLSGLKVMIAARGGIESLANNSRILLMLFWVDTLSSLIFDQKPRFPMPTLLIPPLSNQELPQILTTLESNLGILCSNTDTHHIVIASAFQDMWSVCKLIRPKLELLGDNLWREEVYLGTQLNPIAYRILDSDAHSHTGGPCCMLEALRLGILLWILGLKQKAQSYPCSPASYITRLLLHMQNPSMTNIAHHLPYFIPYQLWLLFICATMTLDPTDKAIALQLVARIMNESKWTWADVTVHMHQLPWIIEFRAYNESLAAVVELYRGVASYIL, encoded by the exons ATGGATCCCCCGAAAGATGCCAACTCCGAGGCTAGTAGCCGCGATGCCAgtcccagctccagctctggctCCCTTCTCTTCATTAACTCTGCCGGGCCTGCACGCGGCCGTCCTCGAGATCAAGCCACCACGCGCCAAATCCGGCAGCATGTAATGCGAGACATTGGCAAGGCTCGACGGAAGCCGCGTCGAAATCCTCAGGTCGACCTTGAAGTTCGATCTGCAAAGAGGAATGCGGGTCCATCCTCGACATCCTGCTCCTGTACGGCTGTAGGGCTGAACCAGGTACTatgcggctgctgcactCAGCTGGCTGCAGGTGCGGCGAGTttgccgcctccatctcgtccaTTTTGGGACCAGCATCcgttggccatgatggaaCACAACTGGGGGATGGATGCGTTTGCAGCGTACGGCCTGGCCCTGGCTGTCAACTGGGAACAGTCTTATGCCG ATCCATCCATTTCGCGGTTCTGGTTCCCCTTTGCCTTTCAAGCTTCTGATTTCTGCCGGGACTTCCTCACCGGGCCCGAAGTCCGCGCAGCTATTCACTCTCAATCGAAAGAAAGGAGTAGAGCTTTTGCATTGGCTCGCTTCATGGAAGTGACATCCTGCATAAacaggcggctgctgcaaccAGACGTCAGCGAAGCCACAGCTATCAACGTCATCCAAGCAGTCATGGGCTGCATCTGCTATAAT TTCATTGTTTCGGATTTCGAACAAGCTCGCGTCCATCTAAGTGGACTGAAAGTCATGATTGCTGCAAGAGGCGGGATTGAGAGCCTTGCAAACAACAGTCGCATTCTCCTGATGCTTTTCTG GGTCGACACATTATCTTCTTTGATATTTGACCAAAAGCCCCGATTCCCTATGCCAACACTCTTAATACCTCCTTTGTCAAACCAAGAATTGCCGCAAATTCTCACAACGCTTGAATCAAACCTCGGTATCTTGTGCTCCAACACTGATACCCATCACATAGTCATAGCCTCCGCCTTTCAAGACATGTGGAGTGTGTGCAAACTCATTCGACCGAAACTAGAGTTGTTGGGCGACAATCTATGGCGAGAAGAAGTCTATCTTGGCACCCAACTCAATCCAATCGCATACCGAATTCTCGATTCTGATGCTCACTCGCATACAGGTGGGCCATGCTGCATGCTGGAAGCTCTTCGCTTGGGAATACTTCTCTGGATCCTGGGTCTCAAACAGAAAGCTCAGTCTTACCCATGTTCACCGGCTTCATACATCACCAGACTGCTACTACACATGCAAAACCCGAGCATGACGAATATTGCTCACCATTTGCCTTACTTCATCCCCTACCAGCTCTGGCTCCTATTTATTTGTGCAACCATGACGTTGGACCCGACTGATAAAGCAATTGCTTTACAGTTGGTTGCTCGCATAATGAACGAAAGCAAATGGACATGGGCAGACGTGACGGTGCACATGCACCAGCTTCCGTGGATAATTGAATTCAGAGCCTATAACGAGTCTCTTGCCGCAGTAGTTGAGCTGTATCGTGGTGTAGCATCTTACATTCTATAA
- a CDS encoding uncharacterized protein (EggNog:ENOG41): MTLKDGTYAISSILPTNPVLDIAGPNPFANPLAGIICFTKKTIEPQSQQWQVTTLRPGVYSLQYIIGPCWITAPVDGGVAQVDTSRYDPNLATRWNISEADPSSGNYLIESVQFPGRVIDLDHASHADNITALLYPYHKQKNQLWQFTPVEINF; this comes from the exons ATGACACTCAAAGACGGTACCTACGCCATTTCTAGCATCCTCCCTACCAACCCGGTCCTTGATATTGCCGGTCCCAACCCCTTTGCCAACCCCCTCGCCGGTATTATCTGTTT CACAAAAAAGACTATCGAGCCCCAGAGCCAACAGTGGCAGGTAACCACTCTTCGCCCGGGTGTCTATAGTCTACAATATATCATTGGCCCCTGCTGGATTACTGCTCCCG TCGACGGTGGCGTTGCGCAAGTTGACACGTCTAGATATGACCCCAACCTGGCGACTCGTTGGAATATTTCCGAGGCCGACCCGAGTTCTGGCAACTACCT GATTGAGAGCGTACAGTTTCCCGGCCGCGTTATAGACCTTGATCATGCCAGCCACGCTGACAATATTACTGCTCTTCTGTATCCATACCACAAACAAAAGAATCAACTGTGGCAGTTTACTCCTGTGGAAATAAACTTCTAG
- a CDS encoding uncharacterized protein (EggNog:ENOG41), translated as MAHRALLPREGQRHEPPSAEEPTPVKRRLISAACNICRKKKIKCNGRRPVCGHCEQANHPCQYAVPEGMTARQALVQQNESLTERNRVLYTAFEKLRDEGRAADVLRHIREASSTEAAIHSISDALLLLPPSNSGIVPSSGQSTATNSKPLLHQAFYSSLKASKRLGFREAQASVILDWPKVESLGINDSLNGVVVNVATESLPISKWTRASSDDVHLTHLFNLFWTWDNSISRVIDRDIFMADLKNVASPGQDYSSSVGEFCSSFMVNALLAMASMYSSDERDLTVPGDVMTRGRAFADEAYRLFEKEKTYSRPSLTLTQGAALLWMYESNIGDGALGLRILDELYSFYSDFAFGNPEPKDSAYSPRSLDATRWKARSHLAWGFYCVAAFV; from the exons ATGGCCCATCGAGCGCTTTTACCACGAGAGGGGCAGCGTCACGAGCCGCCCAGCGCTGAAGAGCCAACCCCAGTTAAGCGTCGATTGATATCTGCCGCCTGTAACA Tttgcagaaagaagaagataaaa TGTAATGGACGGCGACCGGTCTGTGGACACTGCGAGCAAGCAAACCATCCATGCCAATACGCGGTGCCAGAAGGCATGACCGCCCGCCAAGCACTAGTCCAACAAAACGAAAGCTTGACTGAGAGAAACCGGGTTCTGTACACGGCAtttgagaagctgagagacgAGGGGAGAGCTGCAGACGTGCTTCGACACATCAGAGAGGCGTCGTCAACTGAGGCTGCAATACATTCCATATCCGATgccctcctgctcctcccaCCTTCGAATAGTGGTATTGTGCCATCGAGTGGGCAATCCACCGCCACTAATTCTAAACCATTGCTTCACCAGGCATTTTATAGCAGTCTCAAGGCCTCGAAGAGACTCGGCTTTAG GGAAGCCCAGGCCTCTGTCATATTGGACTGGCCAAAGGTTGAATCACTTGGAATTAATGATAGTTTGAACGGGGTGGTTGTCAATGTGGCAACTGAGAGTCTCCCCATCTCCAAATGGACGCGAGCTTCTAGTGACGATGTGCATCTCACGCATTTGTTCAATCTTTTTTGGACATGGGACAATTCGATTTCGAGAGTGATAGATCGGGACATATTTATGGCTGATCTGAAGAATGTGGCTAGCCCTGGGCAAGACTACAGCTCAAGCGTGGGAGAATTCTGCTCATCATTCATGGTGAATGCTTTGCTCGCAATGGCTTCT ATGTATTCATCAGATGAGAGGGACCTCACCGTGCCGGGAGATGTCATGACGCGAGGGCGAGCTTTCGCAGACGAAGCATATCGGCTGtttgagaaagaaaagacttATTCACGACCGTCTTTAACGCTAACACAGGGTGCGGCTCTTCTGTGGATGTACGAATCCAATATCGGTGACGGCGCTCTAGGACTTCGGATATTGGATGAGCTGTACTCCTTTTACTCAGACTTTGCATTTGGTAATCCGGAGCCCAAAGATTCTGCTTATTCACCTAGATCACTAGATGCGACTAGATGGAAAGCTAGGTCCCACTTGGCTTGGGGATTCTATTGTGTTGCTGCGTTCGTGTGA
- a CDS encoding uncharacterized protein (EggNog:ENOG41), translating to MVDPFGVLGLIGTIDTAYHWGTELVALCKAFANAEVRLHESVVRVEACWLKIQLQLEFIRRLEPQLSEWHKNIQQQALEILLQKLHAANTKLSGLVKKSDALPDGAGEKAIIVEVKRLKYAFMKDRLADTITDLEVWQGIFDPSWFLMMKIAGPEVDQQLYFMSQQQQPISTHETKAVIPTTQQLRRALKPIDDNGTRKTVFLLPGGLNTESVQSLAYSPVRIARRADNGELVVLDPITCISRANINSALRDIRNFARRLKHTDPFTFGLLECKGILNEDGADTKPDTAIPPTGLSFVFRVPPTHSHAQSLRHRLLSGPSGEHDSLSARFDLARQLVNAVSYVHLYEFVHKNIRPETILILRRGDYGSANTGGHETTVLVGFDVLRDAEGKTNRLGDDDWEKNLYRHPQRQGKTLKTDYNMRHDIYSVGVCLLEIGLWGSFVEYDKVDDKDQSSLATTNFRPSSLGSKLAAESDSTSGPEFLKSPERVKDKLLQLARGTLRRSMGNKYSKVVETCLTCLDKDNEDFGDDGEFKDEDGFAVGAMYIEKVVQKLGEISV from the coding sequence ATGGTCGACCCGTTTGGCGTCCTCGGCCTGATTGGCACTATAGACACTGCATATCACTGGGGAACAGAGCTCGTCGCACTCTGCAAAGCGTTTGCAAATGCCGAAGTGCGACTTCACGAGAGCGTTGTGCGCGTCGAAGCTTGCTGGCTAAAGATTCAGCTGCAACTCGAATTCATACGCAGACTAGAGCCTCAGCTGAGTGAATGGCATAAAAACATTCAGCAACAGGCGCTGGAGATTCTGCTGCAAAAGCTACACGCCGCAAACACCAAACTCTCCGGCTTGGTTAAGAAATCTGATGCTCTACCAGATGGCGCAGGCGAGaaggccatcatcgtcgaaGTCAAGCGACTCAAGTACGCATTTATGAAGGATAGACTCGCCGATACAATTACCGATCTGGAGGTTTGGCAGGGTATTTTTGATCCCAGCTGgtttttgatgatgaagattgcCGGACCCGAGGTGGACCAGCAGCTCTACTTCATGtcgcaacaacaacaacccATCTCAACGCACGAGACAAAAGCAGTTATCCCTACTACACAGCAACTGCGTCGCGCACTTAAACCTATCGACGACAATGGTACAAGAAAGACTGTCTTTCTCCTTCCAGGGGGACTCAACACTGAAAGCGTCCAAAGCCTAGCTTACAGCCCAGTCCGCATAGCTCGTCGAGCTGACAACGGCGAACTCGTGGTGCTTGATCCCATCACTTGCATCTCCAGGGCAAACATCAACTCTGCACTGCGCGACATTCGGAACTTTGCAAGGCGGTTGAAGCACACAGACCCTTTCACATTTGGGCTGCTGGAATGCAAGGGCATTTTGAACGAGGACGGCGCAGATACAAAGCCTGACACAGCTATACCCCCAACGGGTCTGTCTTTTGTCTTCCGTGTGCCCCCAACGCATTCGCATGCGCAGAGCCTTCGTCATCGACTGCTCAGTGGACCAAGCGGCGAACATGATTCTTTATCAGCACGATTTGACCTTGCGAGACAGCTTGTCAATGCAGTCAGTTATGTGCATCTGTATGAGTTTGTGCATAAGAACATTCGACCCGAGACAATACTTATCCTCAGAAGAGGAGATTATGGATCTGCTAATACTGGAGGCCACGAGACGACTGTGTTGGTCGGCTTCGACGTTCTCCGCGATGCCGAGGGTAAAACAAATCGTCTTGGTGACGATGATTGGGAGAAGAACTTATATCGCCATCCACAAAGACAGGGTAAGACGCTGAAGACGGACTATAATATGCGGCATGACATTTACAGTGTCGGTGTCTGTTTGCTTGAGATTGGATTGTGGGGCAGTTTCGTCGAGTACGACAAAGTTGACGACAAAGACCAGTCTTCGTTAGCAACAACGAACTTTCGACCGTCTAGTCTAGGCTCCAAATTGGCAGCTGAAAGTGATAGTACGAGCGGACCCGAGTTTCTGAAATCTCCCGAACGAGTCAAAGACAAATTGCTACAATTAGCAAGAGGCACTTTGCGACGCAGCATGGGCAACAAGTACAGCAAAGTGGTGGAGACTTGCTTGACGTGCCTAGACAAGGACAATGAAGAttttggagatgatggagagtttaaggatgaagatgggttTGCCGTAGGGGCTATGTATATTGAGAAAGTTGTGCAAAAGCTAGGCGAGATATCTGTCTGA
- a CDS encoding uncharacterized protein (EggNog:ENOG41), which produces MSDFKGKLAIVTGASKLNGIGYATALLFAKGGADIVVTYNSNQAAVQEVVNKLKEQGVKAIAIQGNASSRTFGDDIVKATVAEFPGRKIDIIVNNAGHATFPGTVADSPIEEFDALFHPNVLGPHLLIKAALPHISSPGGRIVNIGTVVARTGTNVAAFYAASKAALNTLTLAWAEELGEKGITVNVVAPGPTATDYAPPEDFDLTRKFRAQQYIKRNGTPEEVASAIVYAASAGASFLSGQVIGLDGGLSYV; this is translated from the exons ATGTCTGACTTCAAGGGAAAGCTTGCCATTGTTACCGGTGCCTCCAAGTTGAACGGCATTGGTTATGCTAccgctcttcttttcgccAAGGGCGGCGCGGAC ATTGTCGTCACTTACAACTCCAACCAAGCCGCTGTCCAGGAAGTTGTcaacaagctcaaggagcaAGGTGTCAAGGCCATCGCTATTCAAGGCAACGCCAGCTCTCGAACATTTGGCGATgacattgtcaaggccaCTGTCGCCGAGTTCCCCGGCCGCAAGATTGacatcatcgtcaacaacGCCGGCCACGCTACTTTCCCCGGAACTGTTGCCGACTCACCCATCGAAGAATTTGACGCCCTCTTCCACCCCAACGTTCTGGGCCCTCACCTGCTCATCAAGGCTGCCCTGCCTCACATCTCATCGCCTGGAGGTCGTATCGTCAACATCGGTACTGTCGTTGCTCGTACTGGAACCAACGTTGCTGCTTTCTACGCTGCTAGCAAGGCAGCGCTCAACACTCTTACTCTGGCGTGGGCTGAAGAGCTTGGCGAAAAGGGCATCACAGTCAATGTTGTTGCTCCCGGCCCTACTGCCACCGACTATGCTCCTCCAGAGGACTTTGACCTGACCCGCAAATTCCGTGCTCAGCAGTACATCAAGCGAAACGGAACCCCAGAGGAGGTTGCCAGTGCTATTGTGTATGCGGCCAGCGCGGGAGCGAGCTTCCTGTCTGGCCAGGTTATCGGCCTAGATGGTGGTTTGAGCTACGTTTAG